A genome region from Sphingomonas sp. BGYR3 includes the following:
- the rpoC gene encoding DNA-directed RNA polymerase subunit beta', with protein MNELTNFANPVAKPETFDQIQIGIASPDRIRSWSFGEIKKPETINYRTFKPERDGLFCARIFGPIKDYECLCGKYKRMKYKGIVCEKCGVEVTVSKVRRERMGHIELAAPVAHIWFLKSLPSRIGLLLDMQLKQLERVLYFESYIVIEPGLTPLDKYQLLTEDELLDAQDQYGEDAFSAGIGAEAVKQMLMDLDLEGERRDLLEELAVTKSELKPKKIIKRLKVVESFIDSGNRPEWMILDVVPVIPPELRPLVPLDGGRFATSDLNDLYRRVINRNNRLKRLMELRAPDIIVRNEKRMLQEAVDALFDNGRRGRTITGANKRPLKSLSDMLKGKQGRFRQNLLGKRVDYSGRSVIVTGPELKLHQCGLPKKMALELFKPFIYARLDAKGLSMTLKQAKKWVEKERKEVWDILDEVIREHPVLLNRAPTLHRLGIQAFEPVLIEGKAIQLHPLVCSAFNADFDGDQMAVHVPLSLEAQLEARVLMMSTNNILSPANGKPIIVPSQDMVLGLYYLSMMKEAEPGEGMMLSDMAEVHHALDTGAVTLHTKIITRVAQTDEDGNVYMKRVETTPGRLLIGEKLPQSHRVPFETINRLLTKKEVGDVIDTVYRHTGQKETVLFADGIMTLGFRHAFKAGISFGKDDMIIPDSKVALVDETRALVKDFEQQYQDGLITQQEKYNKVIDAWSRCGDQVAAAMMDEIKAVKKDPETGRELPINSIYMMAHSGARGSQAQIKQLAGMRGLMAKPSGEIIETPIISNFKEGLTVLEYFNSTHGARKGLADTALKTANSGYLTRRLVDVSQDCVVMEIDCGTERALEMRAIVQGGSVIASLGERILGRTTAEDVVDAKTGEVVIPTGTLLDEAMIAQIEAIGIQGMKIRSPLVCEAKIGVCAKCYGRDLARGTPVNIGEAVGVIAAQSIGEPGTQLTMRTFHIGGAAQLNEQSNLEAPVDGTIQHRDLRLITDQRGRRVVLSRSGELAIVDMEGRDLAVHRIPYGAYVMHDDGAIVSKGDRLAEWDPFTMPVITENPGIVKYQDLIDGKTLTEQVDEATGIAQRVVIEYRAASRSKEDLRPRLTLHDDASGEAGRYMLAPGTVLSVEDGAQVQGGDVLARASRESAKTRDITGGLPRVAELFEARKPKENAIIAKVSGRVVFGKDYKAKRKIGIQPEDGGEVVEYLVPKSKVIDVQEGDYVKRGDNLIGGSPDPHDILEVLGIEPLAEYLVSEIQEVYRLQGVKINDKHIEVIVRQMLQKVEITDGGDTTLLAGEQVDRDEMDAINAKLEPGQQPAQGKPILLGITKASLQTRSFISAASFQETTRVLTEAAVQGKQDTLIGLKENVIVGRLIPAGTGAGMNRMRIAATSRDAALRVAQRRMQEASLIAPASAAEEHAAELARSPRDSAGTGDDPLAAVVASGHGTDADAGDYLND; from the coding sequence ATGAACGAACTGACCAACTTCGCGAACCCGGTGGCCAAGCCGGAGACTTTCGACCAGATCCAGATCGGCATCGCTTCGCCCGACCGCATCCGGTCGTGGTCGTTCGGCGAGATCAAGAAGCCGGAAACGATCAACTATCGCACGTTCAAGCCCGAGCGTGACGGCCTGTTCTGCGCGCGCATCTTTGGCCCGATCAAGGATTACGAGTGCCTGTGCGGCAAGTACAAGCGCATGAAGTACAAGGGCATCGTCTGCGAAAAGTGCGGCGTGGAAGTGACCGTTTCCAAGGTCCGCCGCGAGCGCATGGGCCATATCGAACTGGCCGCGCCGGTTGCCCATATCTGGTTCCTGAAGTCGCTGCCGAGCCGCATCGGCCTGTTGCTCGACATGCAGCTGAAGCAGCTTGAGCGCGTCCTTTATTTCGAAAGCTATATCGTGATCGAGCCGGGCCTGACCCCGCTCGACAAGTATCAGCTGCTGACCGAGGACGAGCTGCTCGACGCGCAGGACCAGTATGGCGAGGACGCGTTCTCTGCGGGCATCGGTGCCGAGGCCGTCAAGCAGATGCTGATGGACCTGGACCTTGAGGGCGAGCGCCGCGACCTGCTTGAGGAACTGGCCGTCACCAAGTCCGAGCTGAAGCCCAAGAAGATCATCAAGCGGCTGAAGGTCGTCGAAAGCTTCATCGATTCCGGCAACCGCCCGGAATGGATGATCCTGGACGTCGTGCCGGTCATTCCGCCGGAACTGCGCCCGCTGGTGCCGCTGGACGGCGGCCGCTTTGCGACGTCGGACCTCAACGACCTGTATCGCCGCGTCATCAACCGCAACAACCGTCTGAAGCGGCTGATGGAACTGCGCGCGCCGGATATCATCGTGCGCAACGAAAAGCGCATGTTGCAGGAAGCCGTCGACGCCCTGTTCGACAATGGCCGCCGCGGCCGCACGATCACGGGTGCCAACAAGCGTCCGCTGAAGTCGCTGTCCGACATGCTGAAGGGCAAGCAGGGCCGGTTCCGTCAGAACCTGCTGGGCAAGCGCGTCGACTATTCGGGCCGTTCGGTCATCGTGACCGGGCCGGAACTGAAGCTGCACCAGTGCGGCCTGCCCAAGAAGATGGCGCTCGAGCTGTTCAAGCCGTTCATCTATGCCCGCCTTGACGCCAAGGGTCTGTCCATGACCCTGAAGCAGGCCAAGAAGTGGGTCGAGAAGGAGCGCAAGGAAGTCTGGGACATCCTGGACGAGGTGATCCGCGAGCATCCCGTGCTGCTGAACCGCGCGCCGACGCTGCACCGTCTGGGCATTCAGGCGTTCGAGCCGGTGCTGATCGAGGGTAAGGCGATCCAGCTGCACCCGCTCGTCTGCTCGGCCTTCAACGCCGACTTCGACGGTGACCAGATGGCCGTGCACGTCCCGCTGAGCCTTGAGGCGCAGCTGGAAGCGCGCGTCCTGATGATGTCGACCAACAACATCCTGTCGCCCGCCAACGGCAAGCCGATCATCGTGCCGTCGCAGGACATGGTGCTGGGCCTTTATTATCTGTCGATGATGAAGGAAGCCGAGCCGGGCGAAGGCATGATGCTGTCCGACATGGCCGAGGTGCATCACGCCCTGGATACCGGCGCGGTCACGCTGCACACCAAGATCATCACGCGCGTGGCGCAGACCGATGAAGACGGCAACGTCTACATGAAGCGCGTCGAAACGACGCCGGGTCGCCTGCTGATCGGTGAAAAGCTGCCCCAGTCGCACCGCGTGCCGTTCGAAACGATCAACCGGCTGCTGACCAAGAAGGAAGTCGGCGACGTCATCGACACCGTCTATCGCCACACCGGCCAGAAGGAGACGGTTCTGTTCGCCGACGGCATCATGACGCTGGGCTTCCGCCACGCGTTCAAGGCCGGCATCTCGTTCGGCAAGGACGACATGATCATTCCGGATTCCAAGGTCGCTCTGGTCGATGAGACCCGCGCCCTGGTGAAGGATTTCGAGCAGCAGTATCAGGACGGCCTGATCACGCAGCAGGAAAAGTACAACAAGGTGATCGACGCCTGGAGCCGTTGCGGCGATCAGGTGGCGGCGGCCATGATGGACGAGATCAAGGCAGTGAAGAAGGACCCGGAAACGGGCCGCGAACTGCCGATCAACTCGATCTACATGATGGCCCATTCCGGTGCCCGCGGTTCGCAGGCGCAGATCAAGCAGCTGGCCGGGATGCGCGGCCTGATGGCCAAGCCGTCGGGCGAGATCATCGAAACGCCGATCATCTCGAACTTCAAGGAAGGTCTGACCGTTCTTGAATACTTCAACTCCACCCACGGCGCCCGCAAGGGTCTGGCCGACACCGCGCTCAAGACGGCGAACTCGGGTTACCTGACCCGCCGTCTGGTCGACGTGTCGCAGGATTGCGTCGTGATGGAGATCGACTGCGGCACCGAGCGCGCGCTGGAAATGCGGGCGATCGTTCAGGGCGGCAGCGTCATCGCATCGCTGGGCGAGCGTATCCTGGGCCGCACCACGGCCGAGGACGTCGTGGATGCCAAGACGGGCGAAGTCGTGATCCCGACCGGCACGCTGCTGGACGAAGCGATGATCGCGCAGATCGAAGCCATCGGCATTCAGGGGATGAAGATCCGCTCGCCGCTGGTCTGCGAAGCCAAGATCGGTGTCTGCGCCAAGTGCTATGGCCGCGATCTGGCCCGTGGTACGCCGGTGAACATCGGTGAAGCGGTTGGCGTTATCGCCGCCCAGTCGATCGGTGAGCCGGGCACCCAGCTGACGATGCGGACGTTCCACATCGGCGGCGCGGCACAGCTGAACGAACAGTCGAACCTGGAAGCGCCCGTCGACGGCACGATCCAGCATCGCGACCTGCGCCTGATCACCGATCAGCGTGGCCGCCGCGTCGTTCTGTCGCGGTCGGGCGAACTGGCGATTGTGGATATGGAAGGCCGCGACCTGGCGGTCCACCGCATCCCCTATGGTGCCTATGTCATGCACGACGACGGCGCCATCGTCAGCAAGGGCGACCGGCTGGCCGAATGGGATCCGTTCACCATGCCGGTGATCACGGAAAACCCGGGTATCGTGAAGTATCAGGACCTGATCGACGGCAAGACGCTGACCGAACAGGTGGACGAAGCGACCGGCATCGCACAGCGCGTGGTGATCGAATATCGCGCCGCTTCGCGGTCCAAGGAAGATCTTCGTCCGCGTCTGACGCTGCATGACGATGCCTCGGGTGAGGCCGGCCGCTACATGCTGGCACCGGGTACGGTGCTGTCGGTGGAGGATGGCGCTCAGGTTCAGGGCGGTGACGTTCTGGCCCGTGCCAGCCGTGAATCGGCCAAGACCCGCGACATCACCGGCGGTCTGCCGCGCGTCGCCGAGCTGTTCGAAGCACGCAAGCCCAAGGAAAACGCGATCATCGCGAAGGTTTCGGGCCGCGTCGTGTTCGGCAAGGATTACAAGGCCAAGCGCAAGATCGGCATTCAGCCCGAGGACGGCGGCGAGGTCGTGGAATATCTGGTGCCGAAGTCGAAGGTGATCGACGTTCAGGAAGGCGACTACGTCAAGCGTGGCGACAACCTGATCGGCGGCAGCCCCGATCCGCACGACATTCTGGAAGTGCTCGGCATCGAGCCGCTGGCCGAATATCTGGTCAGCGAAATCCAGGAAGTCTATCGCTTGCAGGGCGTGAAGATCAACGACAAGCACATCGAGGTGATCGTTCGCCAGATGCTGCAGAAGGTTGAGATTACCGATGGCGGCGACACCACGCTGCTGGCCGGCGAACAGGTCGACCGGGACGAGATGGACGCGATCAACGCCAAGCTCGAACCGGGTCAGCAGCCCGCTCAGGGCAAGCCGATCCTGCTGGGCATCACCAAGGCGTCGCTGCAGACCCGCAGCTTCATCTCGGCCGCCTCGTTCCAGGAAACCACCCGCGTTCTGACGGAAGCGGCGGTTCAGGGTAAGCAGGACACGCTGATCGGCCTGAAGGAAAACGTCATCGTCGGCCGTCTCATCCCGGCGGGCACCGGTGCGGGCATGAACCGCATGCGCATCGCAGCCACGTCGCGTGACGCGGCACTGCGCGTGGCGCAGCGGCGGATGCAGGAAGCATCGCTGATCGCGCCGGCATCGGCCGCCGAAGAGCACGCCGCGGAACTGGCCCGCAGCCCGCGGGACTCGGCCGGCACTGGTGACGATCCGCTGGCAGCGGTCGT
- the rpoB gene encoding DNA-directed RNA polymerase subunit beta encodes MATKAIESGTMKRRIRKVFGDIHEVVQMPNLIEVQRESYEQFLRSDPSIGYVSGLEKTLRSVFPIRDFAGTAELDFVNYELEPPKFDQEECRQRGITYAAPMRVTLRLIVFEVDPDTEARSVLDIKEQDVYMGDMPLMTENGTFIVNGTERVIVSQMHRSPGVLFDHDRGKTHASGKYLFAARVIPYRGSWLDFEFDAKDIVNVRIDRKRKLPVTSLLYALGLNSEEILNHFYNRVTFVRGQGGWQIPFAAENWRGQKPMFDIIDAKSGEVIFPAGQKISPRAANKAAKDGLETLLIPTEEIYGRYSAFDLINETSGEIYVEAGDEIGAENLEKLDKAGIDRIELLDIDHVSTGAWIRNTLKADKAEEREQALSDIYRVMRPGEPPTLETAESLFAGLFFDPDRYDLSAVGRVKLNMRLDLDCPDTVTTLRTEDILEVVKTLVNLKDGKGEVDDIDNLGNRRVRSVGELLENQYRVGLLRMERAVKERMSSVDVSTVMPNDLINAKPAVAAVREFFGSSQLSQFMDQTNPLSEVTHKRRVSALGPGGLTRERAGFEVRDVHPTHYGRICPIETPEGPNIGLINSLATFSRVNKYGFIETPYRKIIDGKVTNEVVYLSAMEEQKHTVAQASAELNPDGSFAEELVSARQGGEFLMALRDQITLMDVSPKQLVSVAASLIPFLENDDANRALMGSNMQRQAVPLVRAEAPFVGTGMEETVARDSGAAIGAKRDGIVDQVDATRIVVRATGDVDATESGVDIYTLMKFQRSNQSTCINQRPLVKVGDVVKAGDIIADGPSTEFGELALGRNALVAFMPWNGYNYEDSILISERIVKDDVFTSIHIDEFEVMARDTKLGPEDITRDIPNVGEEALRNLDEAGIVYIGAEVEPGDILVGKITPKGESPMTPEEKLLRAIFGEKASDVRDTSLRLPPGVSGTIVDVRVFNRHGIDKDERAMAIEREEIERLKKDSDDERSILNRATWSRLREMLVGQTATSVPKGLKKGVDITEAVLEEVEKHEWWKFAVADDAVQSNLEAVKTQYDEAVKRIKDKFDDRREKLERGDELPPGVLKMVKVFVAVKRKLQPGDKMAGRHGNKGVISRILPQEDMPFLEDGTPVDLVLNPLGVPSRMNVGQIFETHLGWAARGLGQSIAHKLEEWREANPDAKGGAMPEAVKDRLKEVYGEHYLDEIEARTPDQIIELAGNLKSGVPMATPVFDGAVEADVSAMLELAGLDASGQSTLFDGRTGEAFDRKVTVGIIYMLKLHHLVDDKIHARSIGPYSLVTQQPLGGKAQFGGQRFGEMEVWALQAYGAAYTLQEMLTVKSDDVVGRTKVYEAIVKGDDTFEAGIPESFNVLVKEMRSLGLNVELKNELDAEDGGLAEAAE; translated from the coding sequence ATGGCAACCAAGGCGATCGAGAGCGGCACGATGAAGCGCCGCATCCGCAAGGTGTTCGGCGACATCCATGAAGTGGTGCAGATGCCGAACCTGATCGAGGTTCAGCGCGAATCCTACGAACAGTTTCTGCGGTCCGATCCGTCCATCGGCTATGTTTCGGGTCTGGAAAAGACGCTGCGCAGCGTGTTCCCGATCCGGGACTTCGCCGGGACGGCCGAACTCGACTTCGTGAATTACGAGCTGGAGCCGCCCAAGTTCGACCAGGAAGAATGCCGTCAGCGGGGCATCACCTATGCCGCGCCGATGCGCGTCACCCTGCGCCTCATCGTGTTCGAGGTGGATCCGGATACCGAAGCCCGCTCGGTGCTCGATATCAAGGAGCAGGACGTTTACATGGGCGACATGCCGCTGATGACGGAGAACGGCACGTTCATCGTCAACGGCACCGAGCGCGTGATCGTCAGCCAGATGCACCGTTCGCCGGGCGTGCTGTTCGACCATGACCGCGGCAAGACGCACGCATCGGGCAAGTATCTGTTCGCCGCCCGCGTCATCCCCTATCGCGGGTCGTGGCTGGATTTCGAATTCGATGCCAAGGACATCGTCAACGTCCGCATCGACCGCAAGCGCAAGCTGCCGGTCACCAGCCTGCTCTATGCGCTGGGCCTGAACAGCGAGGAAATCCTCAACCACTTCTACAACCGCGTGACGTTCGTCCGCGGCCAGGGTGGCTGGCAGATCCCGTTCGCGGCGGAAAACTGGCGCGGCCAGAAGCCGATGTTCGACATCATCGATGCCAAGTCGGGCGAAGTCATCTTCCCGGCGGGTCAGAAGATCAGCCCCCGTGCGGCCAACAAGGCGGCGAAGGACGGGCTTGAGACGCTGCTGATCCCGACCGAGGAAATCTATGGCCGCTATTCGGCGTTCGACCTGATCAACGAAACGTCGGGCGAAATCTATGTCGAGGCTGGCGACGAAATCGGCGCCGAAAACCTGGAAAAGCTGGACAAGGCCGGCATCGACCGGATCGAGCTGCTCGACATCGACCATGTGTCGACGGGCGCATGGATCCGCAACACGCTGAAGGCCGACAAGGCCGAGGAGCGCGAACAGGCGCTGTCCGACATCTATCGCGTGATGCGCCCTGGCGAGCCGCCGACGCTGGAGACGGCGGAATCGCTGTTCGCCGGCCTGTTCTTCGATCCGGACCGCTACGACCTGTCGGCGGTGGGCCGCGTCAAGCTGAACATGCGCCTCGACCTCGACTGCCCGGATACGGTGACCACGCTGCGCACCGAGGATATCCTGGAAGTCGTCAAGACGCTGGTGAACCTGAAGGACGGCAAGGGCGAGGTTGACGATATCGACAACCTGGGCAACCGCCGCGTCCGTTCGGTGGGCGAGCTGCTGGAAAACCAGTACCGCGTCGGCCTGCTCCGCATGGAGCGTGCCGTGAAGGAGCGGATGAGCTCGGTCGATGTGTCGACGGTGATGCCGAACGACCTGATCAACGCAAAGCCCGCCGTTGCGGCCGTCCGCGAATTCTTCGGCTCGTCGCAGCTGTCGCAGTTCATGGACCAGACCAACCCGCTGTCGGAAGTGACGCACAAGCGCCGCGTGTCAGCACTTGGGCCGGGCGGTCTGACGCGTGAGCGCGCCGGCTTCGAAGTCCGCGACGTTCACCCGACGCATTATGGCCGTATCTGCCCGATTGAAACGCCGGAAGGCCCGAACATCGGTCTGATCAACTCGCTGGCGACGTTCAGCCGCGTGAACAAGTATGGCTTCATCGAAACGCCGTACCGCAAGATCATCGACGGCAAGGTGACGAACGAGGTCGTCTATCTGTCGGCCATGGAGGAGCAGAAGCACACCGTCGCGCAGGCGTCGGCCGAGCTGAACCCCGATGGCTCGTTCGCTGAGGAACTGGTCTCCGCACGTCAGGGCGGCGAATTCCTGATGGCGCTGCGCGATCAGATCACGCTGATGGACGTGTCTCCGAAGCAGCTGGTTTCGGTTGCCGCCTCGCTGATTCCGTTCCTGGAAAACGATGACGCCAACCGCGCGCTGATGGGTTCGAACATGCAGCGTCAGGCCGTGCCGCTGGTGCGGGCCGAGGCGCCGTTCGTCGGCACCGGCATGGAAGAGACGGTTGCCCGGGATTCCGGCGCGGCCATCGGCGCCAAGCGGGACGGCATCGTCGATCAGGTGGACGCAACCCGTATCGTCGTGCGCGCCACGGGCGATGTGGATGCCACGGAAAGCGGCGTCGACATCTATACCTTGATGAAGTTCCAGCGTTCGAACCAGTCGACCTGCATCAACCAGCGTCCGCTGGTGAAGGTGGGCGATGTGGTGAAGGCCGGCGACATCATCGCCGACGGCCCGTCGACCGAGTTCGGCGAGCTGGCGCTGGGCCGCAATGCGCTCGTCGCGTTCATGCCCTGGAACGGCTATAACTACGAGGATTCGATCCTGATCTCCGAACGGATCGTGAAGGACGACGTGTTCACGTCGATCCATATCGACGAGTTCGAAGTGATGGCCCGCGACACCAAGCTGGGGCCGGAAGACATCACCCGCGACATCCCGAATGTCGGTGAGGAAGCGCTGCGCAACCTCGACGAAGCGGGCATCGTCTATATCGGTGCAGAGGTCGAGCCGGGCGACATCCTGGTCGGCAAAATCACGCCCAAGGGCGAAAGCCCGATGACGCCGGAAGAAAAGCTGCTGCGCGCCATCTTTGGCGAAAAGGCAAGCGACGTGCGCGACACCTCGCTCCGCCTGCCGCCGGGCGTGTCGGGCACGATCGTCGATGTGCGCGTGTTCAACCGCCACGGCATCGACAAGGACGAGCGCGCGATGGCGATCGAGCGCGAGGAGATCGAGCGCCTGAAGAAGGACTCGGACGACGAGCGCAGCATCCTGAACCGTGCCACTTGGTCGCGCCTGCGCGAAATGCTGGTCGGCCAGACTGCCACGTCGGTGCCCAAGGGCCTGAAGAAGGGCGTGGACATCACCGAGGCGGTGCTCGAGGAAGTCGAAAAGCACGAATGGTGGAAGTTCGCGGTTGCGGACGACGCCGTTCAGTCGAACCTCGAAGCGGTCAAGACGCAGTATGATGAGGCCGTAAAGCGCATCAAGGACAAGTTCGACGACCGCCGCGAAAAGCTGGAGCGCGGTGACGAACTGCCGCCTGGCGTGCTGAAGATGGTCAAGGTGTTCGTCGCGGTGAAGCGCAAGCTGCAGCCGGGCGACAAGATGGCCGGCCGTCACGGTAACAAGGGCGTCATCAGCCGCATCCTGCCGCAGGAAGACATGCCGTTCCTGGAGGACGGAACGCCCGTCGACCTGGTGCTCAACCCGCTGGGCGTGCCGTCGCGCATGAACGTCGGCCAGATCTTTGAGACGCATCTGGGCTGGGCCGCGCGTGGCCTGGGCCAGAGCATCGCCCACAAGCTGGAGGAATGGCGCGAAGCCAATCCCGACGCCAAGGGCGGCGCGATGCCGGAAGCGGTCAAGGACCGGCTGAAGGAAGTCTATGGCGAGCATTATCTCGACGAGATCGAGGCGCGGACGCCGGATCAGATCATCGAACTGGCCGGCAACCTGAAGTCGGGCGTGCCGATGGCAACCCCGGTGTTCGACGGCGCGGTCGAGGCGGACGTGTCCGCGATGCTCGAGCTGGCTGGTCTGGACGCTTCGGGTCAGTCGACGCTGTTCGACGGTCGCACCGGCGAGGCGTTCGACCGCAAGGTGACCGTGGGCATCATCTACATGCTCAAGCTGCACCACCTGGTCGATGACAAGATCCACGCCCGGTCGATCGGCCCCTACTCGCTCGTCACCCAGCAGCCGCTGGGCGGCAAGGCGCAGTTCGGCGGCCAGCGTTTCGGGGAAATGGAGGTCTGGGCACTGCAGGCGTACGGCGCTGCCTATACGCTTCAGGAAATGCTGACGGTGAAGTCCGACGACGTGGTCGGCCGTACCAAGGTCTATGAGGCGATCGTCAAGGGCGACGACACGTTCGAGGCCGGCATTCCCGAGAGCTTCAACGTGCTTGTCAAGGAAATGCGGTCGCTGGGCCTCAACGTCGAGCTCAAGAACGAGCTGGACGCAGAGGATGGCGGCCTGGCCGAAGCGGCGGAGTAA